The Phoenix dactylifera cultivar Barhee BC4 chromosome 12, palm_55x_up_171113_PBpolish2nd_filt_p, whole genome shotgun sequence genome includes the window GTTCTAAACCCACCTCCTACCCTCTATCCACATGCTCCTCAATCTAAGCTGAAAGCCAGGCCCCCGGGCAGATTGAGTCTAATACTTGCGGAATCGGGATACGAAGTAACGGGGTTCGGAAGGAGGGTGTCACCCTTCGGAATCGAACCCCCACCCTTTGCCAAGGGGTAGCATAATCCAAAATAAAGTTCAGTGGTGCTTAAGAAATTTTATGGTACTATCTCAGTAGATAACTTAGTCCTACTATGACTCACATAGCACTAAACAAATGTCTTTTTGTGTGCATACCCTTGAATACTTGCAACTTATATGTTTACCTTTGCACGACACTCTTTGTGCAGCTATACCGCTCTACCTTCTACACCCATCTACTCACATTCAGTCAACTACAACTTGGCTGGATAAAAACATAATCCAACCAGCAAAATTACCTCTACACACATGAATTGAGAAGGGTTTTAATGCAAACTTAAAATGGTATGTTAGCCTTTTTGCATCTAAAGTCATTTTTCTAAGTTGATTAAGGACATTCAAACAAAGGGGCATAACTGCACAAAAGACTAACTCACAGAAGTATACATTCTGCAAGCCATAAGTTAAAGAACACAGATCGAAAAAAAGCATATCTCTTGAGTATAAATTAGGGAAGTCAACTAGGACAGATACCCGAATATTTTATCCATCCCCGAACTGAATGAGGCAGTTTTAACCAAAGTTAAATAGGAATGGTTTCAATGATGGTTTTAAAAATCAAATCTGTTTGGTTTCggttttgattttgatgaattcTCCGAGTCAAACCCGACCCAAAACCAAACCCTACACCGAACCCGAAACCATACCCAAAACCAAACATAATGGCTATCTCTTAGTACCTTTTATATTTAGTATAAATTCTAACCCTCTATCCCATTCAATCTGGATCGCTCATAAACCATGAGCAAATAACTAAATGGACAAATCCTAAAGGCCAGATAGACTACTTTTTCCcccctttggttcttcttcgcGATTATTGTGTTTGTtatgcttattttttttaatgtagtTGGATTTGTTTTTAACTTGGATTATTGTATTTATTGGATAGTTGCATTATTATTTTAGAACTATTGAGTTTGTTGGATGGTTGTgttattattttagaattaatGAGCATACTGGATGATTGTGTTATTATCTTTGGACATATTTATTAGTTGAGTTGGTATAAATTAtatgaaatttataaataatatctttaatttggatatttatacataaaaattttgaatttaataaaaaatgttaaatagttttcaattttttagTTTCGGTTTTGATTTTGTGGTTTTTTTTGGTGGCGGTTATTCCAAAAACCATTCAGTTTCAGTTTAGATTTCAATTTCAGAGAGCGGTCATGGATTTCggatttgattttgattttttttgttaaccACATCGAATCTGTCCTGTTCACATCCCTGGTGTAAAATTGTAAATGGAGGGGAAAAAACATTAGCATTCTACCTGTTCACTGATACCCACTTGACACCGACTTAAACCTGACCCCTGAAAGTAAAAGCTACCTGATATGCCAAAACTTACCAGCTCTCGTATTAGTGCTTTTTAGAGTGGTTTCTTTATCAAAAGTCAAGACTTCGGTTACCTAAATATAAAAAGtctcgagtttttttttttttttttatcctcaAAACGTGCGTCATCTGTCCTCCCAAAATCACCCACCCTAAATTGTTACAAACCCAGATACAAAAACGCAAACCAACGGCGCGCGCACGATAGCGACCGACCAGCCAGCGACGCTATGGTGAGCCTAGGGCTCCAAATCGGCAGTGCCAGAGGGGAACTCGATCAAGATTTTTAGGGTTTCCGAAGGGGAAAGGGGGACGAAGGGGAAATTAGGGCTTACCGATCTTTCGGACGTTACTGTTGGTGAAGTGGTACATGAGGAGATGGACGGTCCGGATGCTGAAGCTCTGGTTGTAGGAGGACAGCGCCTGCTGGAGCTCCTTGTCGTCGATGAAGCCGCTCCCGTCCCGGTCCGCCGCCTGGAAGCACGCCACCACGTTCGGGTCCGTCCCCGGCGGGAACGCCGACGGCACTAGCGCCGCGAACGGGCTTCCGTACGCCCCCGCCAGCGGCGGCGGGGTCTGATACTGGTGGTAGCCGCCCCCGCTCCCGTGGGCCCCCTGCACCTTGCCTTCCTTGGGGGGTTTCTCCCCGGCCGGGGCATACGGCGCCGACGGCGGAGGGGCGGCACCGTAGGGTTGCGGTGGAGGGGCGGCACCGTAGGGTTGCGGTGGAGGGGCGGCACCGTAGGGTTGCGGCGGAGACCCGGTGCCGTACGGGTTCGGCGGGGCACCGTAGTGGGGAGCGCCGTAGGGCTGTCCCTGCCTCGCGCCGTAAGGGTAGCCGGAGCCCGGAGGATAGCCTGCCATCTCGAATCGCGAGTTTTTcttgaggagagagagaattgcGGATGGATAAACCCAGGCAAGCTCTCTCGCAGTTGCGTATATAGGAAAAGACGAAGAGAATGGACTTATTCTCGTGACCAAGCATTGTTGACTCCACCCGCGTTTAAAAGAACGATAGTTTCACACCTCTGCGGCGGAGAAAAGGATGactattataaaatataaataataacaaTGAGAGATAGTAAGTATAACTTTATTTTAATTGGAGCTCAATCAAGTAAAACCAATATTTATTATCTTTATTATCTTTCAATAAAAATTTgacaaaaataaattttcttctattttcccaTTATGTTAAAAGATATACTCGGGTATACTGTGAAATGTTGGTCGTGCAACAATTCAAGTTTCAAATACTTACCCACCGTAAACCCTGCCTTCCTTGCGAAGCAAGacaaatggttttttttttttgtttgttttttttggtacaacaggCAACAGCTCACACACAACAAGCATGGTTACAGCTCATAaagtcaaaataaataaaaaaaatataaaaaaaaaagaccgtATCAAGATATGGTTGCCCCATATAGAACTTTCAAAATGCTGAACTGCAAAGAATGCTACCCAGACCACTATATTGTTTATCTCTCTATAGACATAAATGGCCTGATCAAAAGTATACTTACTCATAAGTTTACAAATATTGTGATTCAACCGTATCCCATCAGCTCTACAATTTGGCTTCTGAATCTAGTGAGACCACCATAACCAAGTCCTCCCAAAAAATGATGGGTCTGTGGCTCTCGGCTCTGGCCTTCGAACCGGATGCGATTTGTATATTGAGGCGATGGATTGGACGGTTTTGAACCGCCTCAAAGCCGCTGACGCGTGGGTcagagtcttttttttttttttttttgtgctgaaAGCGAGTATTTCATACACTGTGTGTACGAATATatccaagaaaatcaaaatacaatAACTCGTGGAGAGCATGTggcagctcctcctcccctgacCAAAGAATGTACCCTGAGTGATGGGCCGCATGGGCCGCCACCCCATGGGTCAGAGTCTTCGTGGAGAGTAGCAGGAGGGATTGATGGGCACGTGTCAAGCGCGCTTCCGTGCGGGGAGGACCGGGAGTTGGAGAACGTGGCTTGGTGCTTGTCTCCATCGTACGTAATCAGCTTTTGACAATTTGCTCATCTCCACACTCGCACAAGAGGGTGGAGATCCATGGCCCTTGATGGgagttttcttttttgattctTTAGAAAAAATCAAGCTTGTTGTGCGAGCTTGGCTTGTTTATGAGTTAAACTTTCATAAAGATAACTGAGCTTGAAagttagagagctttttagaaaaaatcaAGCTTCTTGTTCAAGCTCGGCTTGTTTATGAGTCAAACTTTCATAAAGATATCTGAGCTTGAAAGCTAGATAGTTTCTTTAGGAAATAATCAAGCTTGTTATTCAAGCTTGGTTTGTTTATGAGTCAAACTTTCATAAAGATATCTGAGCTTGAAAGCTAGATGGTTTCTTTAGGAAATAATCAAGCTTGTTATTCAAGCTTGGTTTGTTTATGAGTTAAACTTTCATAAAGAGATCTGAGCTTGAAAGTTAGAGAGTACGGATGAAGAAAAGAATGCTGAGACTTAAGAGAGAAAATCACGCTTAGCAAGCGTGGCATCTGCTCGACAGAAGCCATGTCTGTTCTCAACATCATGGTTAGGGTGGTCCATAAAATTATAGTGGACGAGCATAAAATTCACCCCTGAAACTAATAAACATCAGTTATTTCATCCACCTCAATGGGAGGAAATATTCTCTAAGTGGTCCAGTTACTTCAAATCAATCATGGCACGATTGAACCTTAAGGAattttcaagttttttttttcatgatgaTATTAATACTCTTCACCCTAAGGTGAGTGAGCTTTTTGAGGGGGATATGAGATAAATTGAAGCTATACTTGGGTCAAACATGATTAGCGATGCTCTTAAGATTCCTATTTTTCACATGAATAACCTGGATAAGACGCTGCCGAAGTATATAGTGTTTCTTCTCAAGCTTGAAGACTATAGCGGGCTGACCGTTGTGTGGATGTGGATATCTAACATTTAATTGATTTCAATCAAGTTTGTTTTAACATTTAATTGATCTAAAAGTTCTAAAAAACTACTATTGAGAGCCTTTCAAGCTTGGTTTGATTATCTACCATTTGGCAtcacttttttttaattcccaaatgaaaataaaaatattttatttctaaatttttgtaTATAAATATGTCTGGATggtcaattatttttttaaaaaataaacataatGATGAGTTAGAAGTGACGATAGTAGTGGCAGAGACAATGAAAGCAATAATGGTGGTGATGATGGCAATAGCGGTGGGTGTGCTAGTGATGTAGTTATAGGAGCGCTGATAGTAGAGATAGTGATGGTAGAGTAGTGGTGGTGAAGAAGATAACAGTGACGATAATGATGGTGGTGGAAACAATTTTTGCAACTATAGTAGTGGCTACGGTGGTAGTATTAATAACAAAAGCAATAGTGGTAGCAATGATAGTGGAATTAGTGTTGATAGTGGTGTTAGTAAAAGATAtaagtttcttatttttcaaataaaactaagaatttgttacttttatttttttgatagtgGTAACGATAACAATAGAGATGGTGTTGACAGCGGTGTTAGTAAAAGATACGAGTTGTTTATTTTTCAAGTGAAACTAAGATTTTCTTACTTTCattctttttagaaaaaataaaaataatttttgaaactagaaaataaaaatagtagtaCTACACATATCCttttacctttatttttgtattccatttttaaaaataataataaaaaaagtgaTGCTAAGTAGGCCATCACAAAATAAGTCATAGTGCTTATTATGTGTAGATGAAAAGCTCACTAGATCAAAAAAAATGCTGAAAATCAGCCGAACACGTGCATGGCAGGTTTAAAGTTTTGACAATCAAGCTTGAACCAACAAAACAAGCTCAAAACTAATTATACACTGTGCCCAAAATCAACACAACTTGAGCAATCTCGTCTCTCTCTAGAGAGAGACTACGTCATTTATAGAAAATAGGTTCTTGAATCAATGATTTAGTTGGTGTTTTTTTGGCAATCCTTTAAATTAATTAGATGTTAAAACAAACTTGAACCAAGATTACCTGAATCGAGCTTAATTCAAGCTTATATTGATTTTAGTTTGACCTAGAATTATCTAGCTGATCCACCGTGCTCCTACTCGGCTTGAATCGAAATTATGCTCGAAACAATAGGAAACAACTTAAGCTTCAATTTAGAGTTCAAGCTCGAAACTAATTCCGAATGAAGCTTGATGGACCCAAGCTCGATAAATCTCAGCTCTATTACACATCTACCAGGGCTTTGGTGGGGAAACGATCGTCTGTCCGTACAACGACAAGTAACGGTTTCGGATCTTATCGGTATCGGCACTCGCGAACACCACCCGCCAACGGATAACGGTTCCATTTTTTTTCGTGCGCCAACAACGAGAGCCACGTTTCCCAATTCTTTTCGAATCGATAAAAGGCTCCTTCGGATAGACGAATCCAAGCACGGAAATAGATAAGCTGTAGCTACTCGGTGAGGGAGGGAGAAAGGGAGGAGGTCGATATGGCGCGAGCTTCCCTCCATTTTTCGAAACCCTCGGTGGCTGCCTCCCTCGTCAAAAATGGCGGGAGCGGAGGGAACCATGGGAAATCTCGGGTCCTCATCTTGGGAGGAACCGGGAGGGTCGGTGGCTCCACCGCCACTGCTCTTTCCAAGCTCTGTCCCTCCTTCCAAATCCTTATCGCTGGAAGAAATAGGTCCCACTTTATCCTCCTCTCCTTCTTGATGATTTGATGGCATTCTTAGCTTTAAATCGCGAATATTAGAAATTTATTaggaaattttgaaaaaatttggTACCTTGGTGTCTTTTCTGGGGAATCTTGTCATCTCTCTTCACTGCAGCAATCATTGGTCAACGTTATCGTTGTGGCTTAATTTGTGGCATTTAAATTTTGATGGCAAGAAACTTATGAATTTCGTAGTTTTCTGTCAAGAAATTCTGATGGCTCTCTTTCTCTTGCAttgctccttttcttttcttgctgtTCTTCTATATCTTCGcgcatttcttttctttaatcCTTTTATGCCCTATAAAGGGACCCCAATCATATAGGTTATATTTGTTCTTCTCGTTTTATGGGGGATTCGGCTATTCTCCAAGTATGTGCTTAGATAATAATTTGGTTAGCATCATGCCAAATGCTTAACTTATTGATAATGATACTTGATATTGGAGGTTAATGGATACAGACATACAGAGCCAGCAAATTTATTTCAATCGAGAAACTAAATGAAGTTTCTGTATCAGAATATGACTCATCCTAGACGGCCTCTGAAACCTCGACCAAATTCTCAATGAAAAGTAGCTTGGATCTGCATGGATCTCTCCATGGTTTTACATATGAAGTATGGAAACCATCTTTCAAATTAATTGAATCAATACATGTGGAATTCCTTTTGCATCATTTCACTGCTCAAACATtagatattatttttcttttcttttcttttcttttctccataTATTGAGATTGGCATCTGTACACCTAGTTGTACCATGTTTCAGACTCAATTTCAATCCAAATTCGCCTActtttttcttcttaaattGTATTTGGACACCAATAACTGCTACCATTTAACATGCCAAATAAGATTTCTGCTTGCACAAACTAATTTTCTGCAGACTTCCCTTCGGTATGCTCACAACTATCTACTGATTTTTAATTAGCTAGGATTTTAAATGATAGATTGGCGGTTGGCTCCGATATGAACATATTGATTAGAcataagcaaaagagagagagagagagagagagagagagagagagagagagagagagagcagtcaCATGTAAAGCTGATGAGATTTTCATATACATTAAAGCACTCTAGATATGTGTgaccttcaatttgtttgtaattttcattttctttttttctgacaCGTTTATCAGATTTTATGATGTATATGTTACAATTTGTTAGGGAGAGAGGTGCCGAGCTAGTCTCTACACTTGGTGAAAATTTTGAGTTTGTTGAACTTAACATTAACAATGCAAAAATGATGGAAGCAGCTTTAGAAGGTGCGCAATTCATCTTAATGTTTAACCTTTTATAGAAAATTACCTCTGacagcttcatgtatacatggaACTGAATACTTATTTGTATCTTCATATGTTATTTCTTTCTTGCATGTATTGAAATTTCTTTATTGATGACATTTGTGAATCTTATGATAGTTGTAACCTCATTATTTTTCACCTTCAGGTGTGGATCTAGTAGTTCATGCAGCTGGCCCTTTTCAGCGCAAAGAGAAGTGCACAGTCTTGGAAGCTGCAATCTCTACTAAGGTATGTCTTGACTTCTTTTTCTTAGATATCACAAATTTCATTTAGGATGAATTGTCCTCACACAAGTACTGTTTCTTGTTGAGCAGACAGCATATGTAGATGTTTGTGACGATACAGACTATGCAAGGAGAGCAAAATGTTTTCATCAAAAGGCAGTAGCTGCTGGCATTCCAGCTATAACAACTGGTGGAATTTATCCTGGAGTTAGCAATGGTGTCATATATGCATCCTACTTTTGTTATTGCCTAAAGATTATGCATCTCAAGATACTGTTTTTCGCTAGTACTTGAAATCTACTTCCTAGTATATTGAAAGAATGTCTTCCACTGGTTCCTCTTTGGGCCTTTGTTCATCTCATCTATCCACTTTGAACATAACTAATACTTCAAGCTGACTCTGAACATCTGGAGGTTGTAACTTTGAAATATACATATGTTTATTTGGCACAGTAGTCTTTGACTAGATTGAATGATAATTGAGTATTTTAGAAGGAAAAGACCTACCTCCTGCCAGTTGAAGGCATGTTAAATTGTTAATACGTGTTGCTGTCTGAaacttcaaaaaagaaaaaaagggttctgaaaaatagaattatatatatattattgttaatgtggttaaaaaaaatcaaattacagAAAGTTATATGCCTGGAGTAATTTGCTTATTGACTTCCAGAAACAAGACTTAATGTAAAAGATGGGTAGGTATATCAAAATGAATCCTGAAATATTTATAGCAATATGGAGATTTTGAGAACTTTCGGCCTCAATCCGTTACCTAAGGTAACATAGCCATTTCAGAATTTCCCTGCACCAACAAACACCTGCTTTCTGAGCACTTCTTAAAGTGTTTTTTAGATGTCCGCTTCCTAACGCCCACACCTGCTCCCAGATCTGGCAACTAAGGTTAGCGCAGATGAATTTGAGCTTTCATAAGCCGAAATGGATGATTTTGAGAATATCTATGAGCTGCACTTAACAGAGTTCTGGAATTCTGACCGTGGCTCAATTATAACGCAACAAAAATGGTCAAATGAGCCAAAGGATCCTCTCAAATCATCTGGTTGGGCTTTAGTTTTGTATAAAAATAAATGCAACTATACTTTTTCGGAGTGTTATTTACTTATTTCACTTTAATATTAGATTTTTGGCTTGCCAATCAGATGAAAGTTTGATGGGTGTTTCGTTAGGTTTTTTCTAAGATTTCTTTATGTAACATCAAGTAAAATGTAGAATTTTTTTATTCCTCTACTCCTTTTATTCATCTACTATATTTTCAGTCCTGCAGGTGTTTTGGTGATGATTTAGACAAAATATCACATGCCAATTACAACCTAAATGTTTTGGGTTTTTTCGGGAACTTCATCCATAACTCTCTATTTTggctatttcttttcttttccttttgttttaatAATCAAGTTCATCTATGATTAAATAATTGAAATTGTATAACATAtgattttaccaaaaaaaaacaacatatttGATTATTGAGGGCCATGAGGGCCAGAAACCTGTGACTTGGCATGTGCACTTTTGGCAAGTTCTATAACCATCCATTCAGGCAAATCAACATGTATTTTGCCGGAAGCATTCCTAAGTTATGCTAATGAAAATACTTTTGCATATCATATTTTAAATTCTGTGTTCCTCCTCATCCGTATCATTCTATGAGATTTTGAACCTCTGGCAGCAGATgaaaaagaaattattttataGTTTTCCACGTATGAAGCCCTTGGTCATGTTCGTTGATATCTAATGTTGCTAATTTTATACTATCTAGTACTTCATAATGTCGTTAATATATTATTTACTAATTTTTTGATGCCACTTGTTTACAGTTATGGCAGCTGAACTAGTGCGCTTTGCCCAAAGTGAAAATGCTGGCGAGCCGGAGAGGTTAAGGTTAGTCTTAAATACATGTGATGTGAAATGGAACAATCAGAACAAAAAAATTAACTCCTGGATAGTAAAACATATAGGAAAGAGGCAAAATAGTTCATTTTTGCTTTTAAAGAAAACCTCATGTATGTTCTATGAAGATTATTAACAAAAAACAATACTTATCTGAACCTTCTGTGCAAATTTATTATCACTTTAAGTTCTTAATTATTCTACAAAGAATGACTGACGTCACTGACTATTAACATGTTATATTTACAGACATTTAAAAATAAACATCTATATTATAAATGTCtgtaaatataaaatttacTAACATAAAATTAATTTCCTAAGCTCTCATGCAAAGTGTTCAATGCGACGAAGGTCAGAGTCTTAAATCACGTGCCTCTCAAATATGGTGTATGATGAAAATACATGTTTTGCTAGATTAATAAGACACACTTTAATGTCATAAAATATGGTACACCTCATCTAGATGACTGTTCTTATTAGTGAATTGATTACTTGCTCCCggcctattcttttttttttttcaacatcaGGCGATTAAAGAATGATTCTTTTACCAGTtttcttacttatgtcaattaaTGTACTTATTTAAGTACTAGTGAATAGGTAGACTTTCCTATGGAAGGTTAGCTATTGACCAGTTTCAGAGCTTCACTATAAAAATAAATGACTCTTTGAACTGTCTTCACTATTGCTCAACTCATGCATCACAGCCTTCATTAAGTATTTATCGTTTTTTAACAGAATGTCTTGTTCAGTAATCTAAATTACATAAGCTTAAAATTGCTGTACTTTGGTTAAATACATCAACTCACATGCTTTCTGAATTCACAAAACTGGATATATGATAATGATCACTTTATAATTAAACAATTTGAAATTCCTGCCTTGCTAATATGGGATCTTCAGATTCTTCTACTACACTGGAGGTTCTGGTGGTGCTGGTCCAACTATATTGGTTACAAGTTTTTTGCTGCTGGGGGAGGATGTTATTGCTTATAATAAAGGTCAGTTTGAAAGTACACTACAATATGTATGAGCTATAACCATGTGCCTCTTAAAGCAAAGCTTAACTGAGGCACTTGACTGTTTAATCAGGAGAAAAGATCAAATTAAAGCCATATAGTGGAGGGCTCAATATTGACTTTGGAAAAGGGATTGGGAAAAGAGACGTATACTTGTTGTAAGTTCGATGAAGATTCTTTCTTAAGGCAATTTTTATCGAGTAATTTGTCACAAATGTGTTAACCATTAATTTGCAAAGAAAAATACGTGGATTCTTCTACATGACACAATCCAACATATACATTTTACTATGTCTGCACCTTAAGATCATTTTTGGAGTCTGCATAAGCTTTGAACCCTGTAAATAATAGCTTCTTGACATCCTTTTGTTCTTTATCTCTTACTCATTTAATATTTCTTGATATATGTGCAAATGAGACACTTTGGAAGTTGGGTGAGTAAGTCTAGAAGTCTAaattccttaaaaaaatttttgaTCAATTGCAAATAGGATAGCAGCAGGTTTTTTAAATTCGTATAATGATGTTTGTATGTTCAGATAGTTACTGTTTTCATTCATGCTGGGGAATCTACCAAGGCATTTCACTCGTTACAACAAATCTTAGTCCGTCCTGGATCATTTGACATTTTCAGAAGTATCTTATGCTTGCTTATCTTGAGTTCATCTTGTAGATAAATTGTAATTCTTAGAAATTCATGCATCTTTTGCTGTTTGATGAAATATACATTTCAGTCACTACAACAAATCTTGGGTTGTTCTGGATCGTCCGACATTTTCAGAAGTATTTTTATGTCATGCTTGCTCATCTTTTGTTCATCTTGGAGATAAACAGTAATTCTTAGCAATTCATGCATCTTTGGCTgtttgaaaaaatatattttccagACCTTTTCAGACACCCTTCATTTGCTGGATAATTATCCTGCAAAAAACCTTTCAAATATCTGCACAGACTTTTCTTGCACTTAATTTAATATAAGCATCAAAGACTGGGATATTGAATCCAAAACACAGCCACACATGGCTAGTaagtcaaatgcaaaaacaattcTCTATGAAAATTTGCATTTAGATCATTTTTATATTAATAAGCAAAATCTCTGGTTTCCATGTCGCATTTGTGCTCTAACTCTCTGACCTTCAGGCAACTTAAAtctatgtgaagcagaataactttagttttgatttgatgatgCCCTCATTAAATGCCAATTTTGCTATTACTTCTGCCCTATCAAGTGTCATGCTTAGCACTGAAGAGTTGGTTCTTTTCAACTCAACTTTACTTGAGAAAATTTTTCAGGAACTTGCCTGAAGTCAGAAGCGCTCATGAGATTTTAGGCGTTCCAACTGTCAGTGCTCGATTTGGCACATCCCCATTTTTCTGGAACTGGGGAATGGAAGCTATTGCAAATTTCGTTCCTGCTGTACGCTCGTGCATTCTCAACTATTATCATGTCATTGTTTTATGTGAAAGatctttaaattaaaaaattatataacggATGTCTTCCACATAGTGCCAATTCTAACTGTCAGGTTTAAATGAGCAAAAGCAACCCATTATTAATATAActcataaatataaatatttgctACTTTCACTTGGTCTCAACTAAAAGAAATACATTGTATTTACGATAGAGCAACAGCATTCTCTGTGATGAGTATATGTAGCTAATATAATTGCTTTCTGCAGGATATTCTGCGAGATAAAAGTAAAGTTCAAACCTTAGCTCAACTCTTTGACCCTTTCGTGCGAGCCATTGATGGCATTGCAGGACAGCGCGTATCCATAAGGGTTAGTAGTTACAGAAAGTACATGATCTTTTAGCAGGGAGTGTGAATGTGTTTTGTTACTGGGTGGATGTTCAGTGTGCTCCTTTTGTGCTAGCATTGTACAGATGCTATCAAAATTGATCTATATTGTGCAGGTAGACTTGGAGTGCTCAAATGGACAGTGTACTCTTGGTTTATTCACACACAAAAACCTTTCAGTGTAAGTTTCAGTATCTGCAACCACTCTTGCATCCTACGTGTGGTATCCAGATTTCCCTATATAGTGATTTTAGAGctcgtgtatatatatatatatatttttttctccatGATATATTTTGTATGACAGATAATTTATAGATATATTagtttcacaattttccaagaTAAATGGTAAAACCAAGCAAATAATTTCGAGTCTGGATAACCTAT containing:
- the LOC103705068 gene encoding calcium-binding protein CBP-like; its protein translation is MAGYPPGSGYPYGARQGQPYGAPHYGAPPNPYGTGSPPQPYGAAPPPQPYGAAPPPQPYGAAPPPSAPYAPAGEKPPKEGKVQGAHGSGGGYHQYQTPPPLAGAYGSPFAALVPSAFPPGTDPNVVACFQAADRDGSGFIDDKELQQALSSYNQSFSIRTVHLLMYHFTNSNVRKIGPKEFSSLFYSLQNWRAIFERFDRDHSGKVDSSELREALLSLGFSVSPVVLDLLVSKFDKSGGKNKAIEYDNFIECCLTVKGLTEKFKEKDTAYMGSATFTYESFMLTVLPFLIA
- the LOC103705067 gene encoding uncharacterized protein LOC103705067 isoform X1, with the translated sequence MARASLHFSKPSVAASLVKNGGSGGNHGKSRVLILGGTGRVGGSTATALSKLCPSFQILIAGRNRERGAELVSTLGENFEFVELNINNAKMMEAALEGVDLVVHAAGPFQRKEKCTVLEAAISTKTAYVDVCDDTDYARRAKCFHQKAVAAGIPAITTGGIYPGVSNVMAAELVRFAQSENAGEPERLRFFYYTGGSGGAGPTILVTSFLLLGEDVIAYNKGEKIKLKPYSGGLNIDFGKGIGKRDVYLLNLPEVRSAHEILGVPTVSARFGTSPFFWNWGMEAIANFVPADILRDKSKVQTLAQLFDPFVRAIDGIAGQRVSIRVDLECSNGQCTLGLFTHKNLSVSVGYATAAFVLSVLEGSTQHGVWFPEEPEGIAIEARKILLERAAHGTINFVMNNRPPWMVETDPKEIGLGIYM
- the LOC103705067 gene encoding uncharacterized protein LOC103705067 isoform X4: MARASLHFSKPSVAASLVKNGGSGGNHGKSRVLILGGTGRVGGSTATALSKLCPSFQILIAGRNRERGAELVSTLGENFEFVELNINNAKMMEAALEGVDLVVHAAGPFQRKEKCTVLEAAISTKTAYVDVCDDTDYARRAKCFHQKAVAAGIPAITTGGIYPGVSNVMAAELVRFAQSENAGEPERLRFFYYTGGSGGAGPTILVTSFLLLGEDVIAYNKGEKIKLKPYSGGLNIDFGKGIGKRDVYLLNLPEVRSAHEILGVPTVSARFGTSPFFWNWGMEAIANFVPADILRDKSKVQTLAQLFDPFVRAIDGIAGQRVSIRVDLECSNGQCTLGLFTHKNLSVRV
- the LOC103705067 gene encoding uncharacterized protein LOC103705067 isoform X2 yields the protein MARASLHFSKPSVAASLVKNGGSGGNHGKSRVLILGGTGRVGGSTATALSKLCPSFQILIAGRNRERGAELVSTLGENFEFVELNINNAKMMEAALEGVDLVVHAAGPFQRKEKCTVLEAAISTKTAYVDVCDDTDYARRAKCFHQKAVAAGIPAITTGGIYPGVSNVMAAELVRFAQSENAGEPERLRFFYYTGGSGGAGPTILVTSFLLLGEDVIAYNKGEKIKLKPYSGGLNIDFGKGIGKRDVYLLNLPEVRSAHEILGVPTVSARFGTSPFFWNWGMEAIANFVPADILRDKSKVQTLAQLFDPFVRAIDGIAGQRVSIRVDLECSNGQCTLGLFTHKNLSVSVGYATAAFVLSVLEGSTQHGVWFPEEPEGIAIEARKILLERAAHGTINFVMNKPPWMVETDPKEIGLGIYM
- the LOC103705067 gene encoding uncharacterized protein LOC103705067 isoform X3, with the translated sequence MARASLHFSKPSVAASLVKNGGSGGNHGKSRVLILGGTGRVGGSTATALSKLCPSFQILIAGRNRERGAELVSTLGENFEFVELNINNAKMMEAALEGVDLVVHAAGPFQRKEKCTVLEAAISTKTAYVDVCDDTDYARRAKCFHQKAVAAGIPAITTGGIYPGVSNVMAAELVRFAQSENAGEPERLRNLPEVRSAHEILGVPTVSARFGTSPFFWNWGMEAIANFVPADILRDKSKVQTLAQLFDPFVRAIDGIAGQRVSIRVDLECSNGQCTLGLFTHKNLSVSVGYATAAFVLSVLEGSTQHGVWFPEEPEGIAIEARKILLERAAHGTINFVMNNRPPWMVETDPKEIGLGIYM